One segment of Thermoproteales archaeon DNA contains the following:
- a CDS encoding amidohydrolase, with the protein AAPDNPVFLVRVCGHIAVVNSYALRLAKLTDNTPDPPGGVLGREDGKLNGLLYEEAIDIVRKLIGRLSFDEAVDLIASALDEAASYGLVELHAMSVDAYEYELLKYMDEKGLLKLRIKAYLEPSLAYGMRKYYHGCMLEVCGVKLFLDGSFGARTAYLRKPYSDSPDTRGILLIKSEDIIALIREADRRGLDVAVHAIGDGAIEELLKAVEKNGLANIRLEHASLTPPDIIEKIFKLKIPVSVQPHFILSDWWIVERLGSDRSRWVYAFKSLLSRGITIGASSDAPVEPLNPWLGAYAAADRGLRENLQLWNCSAGEALSINEAMQIYVSGWKLARKSRKSGIAGLSINENMRADLIVIENKLPSSCNDLKNAKVKITLVDGRVVHIQKRK; encoded by the coding sequence AGGCAGCTCCAGATAATCCAGTTTTCCTGGTTAGGGTATGCGGTCATATAGCAGTTGTGAACAGCTACGCGCTTAGACTCGCGAAGTTGACAGATAACACGCCTGATCCGCCCGGAGGCGTTCTCGGAAGAGAGGATGGAAAATTGAACGGTTTATTATATGAGGAAGCAATAGATATAGTGAGGAAGCTAATAGGAAGGCTCTCTTTTGACGAGGCGGTAGATCTTATAGCTTCAGCGCTTGACGAAGCCGCAAGCTACGGATTGGTTGAGCTGCATGCTATGTCTGTGGATGCTTATGAGTATGAGCTGCTAAAGTATATGGATGAAAAAGGCTTGCTTAAGCTAAGGATCAAGGCTTATCTCGAACCCTCTCTGGCATATGGCATGCGTAAATACTATCACGGCTGTATGTTGGAGGTTTGCGGGGTAAAGCTGTTCTTAGACGGTAGTTTTGGAGCTAGAACTGCCTACCTTAGAAAACCCTACAGCGATTCACCAGATACCAGAGGAATTCTGCTTATAAAAAGTGAGGATATTATCGCTTTAATTCGCGAAGCTGATAGGAGAGGCTTAGACGTTGCAGTTCACGCAATCGGTGATGGAGCTATTGAAGAGCTACTGAAAGCTGTTGAGAAAAACGGATTAGCTAATATTAGATTAGAGCATGCATCTTTAACTCCCCCAGACATTATCGAAAAAATATTCAAGCTGAAAATACCCGTTTCCGTGCAGCCTCATTTCATTCTTAGCGACTGGTGGATAGTTGAAAGACTCGGATCTGATAGAAGCCGCTGGGTTTACGCGTTCAAAAGCCTGTTATCGAGAGGAATCACTATTGGAGCTTCCTCTGACGCCCCTGTAGAACCTTTAAACCCCTGGCTTGGCGCATACGCGGCGGCGGATAGGGGGTTACGCGAAAATCTTCAATTATGGAACTGCTCAGCGGGCGAAGCTTTAAGCATTAACGAGGCAATGCAAATCTACGTTTCGGGATGGAAGCTAGCAAGAAAAAGTAGAAAAAGCGGTATAGCAGGTCTGTCGATTAATGAGAATATGCGAGCCGATTTGATCGTAATTGAAAACAAACTACCTTCAAGCTGTAATGATTTAAAAAACGCTAAAGTTAAAATTACCTTAGTGGATGGCAGAGTAGTACATATTCAAAAGCGTAAGTAA
- a CDS encoding stage II sporulation protein M, which produces MISNLFKNLHKILSRDRKKLIACNALFFGIFLVASTYVEYFAIQLHESTRTLLVKNLKTDPIFSTAYEAYYIKKNPLEALFLTFMVNYFIGALLSITLPGFFFLTIPFAALRAMLWGVLFPIPLIHKFLPAIPTLILEGEGYAIAMAPGINISLAVLNPRKYYNVDSRIKALLDALKEIPAYYLVIALVLFIAAIVEVATVFAIKG; this is translated from the coding sequence GTGATAAGTAACCTATTCAAAAACCTACATAAAATATTGTCACGAGATAGGAAGAAACTGATAGCTTGCAATGCGCTTTTCTTCGGCATTTTCTTAGTCGCTTCGACTTACGTAGAATATTTTGCAATTCAACTACACGAATCTACGAGAACACTGCTGGTGAAAAATTTAAAAACAGATCCTATATTTTCAACAGCATATGAAGCATATTATATCAAGAAGAATCCGCTCGAGGCATTATTTCTAACTTTTATGGTAAACTATTTTATCGGAGCACTTCTCAGCATAACTCTTCCAGGCTTCTTCTTTTTAACAATACCTTTTGCCGCGTTAAGAGCAATGCTATGGGGCGTGCTATTTCCAATACCATTAATTCACAAATTCTTGCCAGCGATTCCAACTCTTATTCTCGAAGGGGAAGGTTACGCAATAGCGATGGCTCCAGGCATTAATATAAGCCTTGCCGTACTAAATCCTCGAAAATACTACAATGTTGACTCGAGAATCAAGGCTTTACTAGATGCTTTGAAAGAAATACCAGCGTACTACCTGGTTATCGCATTAGTCTTGTTCATCGCTGCGATAGTTGAAGTTGCAACAGTTTTTGCGATTAAAGGCTAA
- a CDS encoding MoaD/ThiS family protein, whose translation MVRIKYIGYLADLVGKRKKEIQVKSPVKIKNILKLKNVDMEELVVLVNGRAGNLDTIVSGDDEISILPVISGG comes from the coding sequence ATGGTAAGAATCAAATACATTGGCTACCTAGCTGATTTAGTGGGGAAGCGAAAGAAAGAAATACAAGTAAAATCACCAGTTAAAATAAAAAACATTTTAAAGTTGAAAAATGTTGACATGGAAGAGCTCGTGGTACTCGTTAACGGCCGTGCAGGAAATCTTGACACTATTGTAAGCGGCGATGATGAAATATCTATATTACCCGTTATAAGCGGCGGTTAA